In Sporosarcina psychrophila, a genomic segment contains:
- a CDS encoding LysR family transcriptional regulator, giving the protein MDLKQLSYFVSVVDHMSFSKAAEKLHISQPSLSNAIKNLERDLGFQIIERNTRNSRLTEAGEVLYGRAIHLLSEMAIVKKEMEEVKLIGKGELQIGMIESVKYWIPKVISLYNKKFPEMHIRLMEVLSGDDVKNSLRKYETHAIITNQQIKEVDIETVPLYKEKLVLVLHENHPMATRESIMLKELEQEPFIISTEGFQTREDILRAFELEDTVPTIKYEIERFETALSLVGENLGIALIPENYLQGPYNLTIVSKIIDSRALERTVYLTYMKNRYVSPAIQAFIMEVEGFFEYKVSD; this is encoded by the coding sequence ATGGATCTAAAGCAGTTAAGTTATTTTGTTTCAGTCGTGGATCATATGAGTTTTTCTAAAGCTGCAGAGAAGTTGCATATTTCTCAACCATCATTAAGCAACGCCATAAAAAACTTGGAACGAGACTTGGGGTTTCAAATCATTGAACGCAATACAAGGAATAGTAGATTGACAGAAGCTGGAGAGGTTTTATACGGCAGGGCGATTCATCTTTTATCAGAAATGGCGATTGTAAAAAAGGAAATGGAAGAAGTAAAGCTTATTGGTAAAGGTGAACTCCAAATCGGTATGATTGAATCGGTGAAGTATTGGATTCCAAAAGTGATTTCTCTATACAATAAAAAATTTCCCGAAATGCACATTCGATTGATGGAGGTGTTAAGTGGTGACGATGTGAAGAATTCGTTGAGGAAATATGAAACGCATGCCATTATCACGAACCAGCAAATTAAAGAAGTGGATATAGAGACGGTCCCTTTGTATAAGGAAAAACTTGTGTTAGTCCTTCACGAAAACCACCCGATGGCTACAAGGGAATCAATTATGCTGAAAGAATTGGAACAGGAGCCGTTCATCATTAGCACCGAAGGGTTTCAGACAAGGGAAGACATATTGCGTGCTTTTGAATTGGAAGATACTGTCCCTACGATTAAATATGAAATTGAGCGTTTTGAAACAGCATTAAGTTTAGTCGGTGAAAATTTAGGTATTGCGCTTATTCCAGAAAATTACTTACAGGGGCCTTATAATCTTACGATTGTAAGTAAGATCATCGATTCCCGGGCACTTGAAAGAACTGTGTATTTGACGTACATGAAAAACAGGTATGTCTCTCCAGCTATACAGGCGTTCATAATGGAAGTGGAGGGTTTTTTCGAATACAAAGTTTCTGATTGA
- the hutG gene encoding formimidoylglutamase yields the protein MLNKVNEHVWAGRTDHTENRTSFRYHQVVELVNLEVICQSPNTCAIIGFESEEGVRRNKGQLGAAKAPDALRSELAKLPWKFPENKRLVDVGNIQYMDTNLEKAQQQLGDTIANALEKKMTPIILGGGHETAYGHYLGVRKSIGKEASLGIINIDAHFDLRSYDEQPSSGTMFKQILEHDNMSSYFVVGIQRYGNTQELFDTADRLGVKYEYEENMHIGNMDKLTSDLEQFINQHDYVFLTLCTDVLNSAFAPGVSAPSPFGLDPSIVRSIIRTVTTHKKTLSFDISEVNPVLDENNRTVKLGAYLTNEAITTFLGGEIHDASS from the coding sequence TTGCTTAATAAGGTAAATGAACATGTATGGGCCGGACGTACGGATCATACTGAAAATAGAACAAGTTTCCGATATCACCAAGTGGTTGAATTAGTAAATCTCGAGGTCATCTGCCAGTCACCCAACACATGTGCAATTATCGGTTTCGAAAGCGAGGAAGGCGTCCGCCGCAACAAAGGGCAATTGGGTGCAGCAAAAGCTCCCGATGCACTTCGCAGTGAACTTGCCAAATTGCCATGGAAATTCCCGGAAAATAAAAGGCTTGTCGATGTCGGAAATATTCAATACATGGATACCAACCTGGAAAAAGCCCAACAACAGCTAGGCGATACGATTGCAAACGCATTAGAGAAAAAAATGACACCGATTATTCTTGGTGGCGGCCATGAAACCGCTTACGGTCACTATCTCGGAGTCAGAAAATCAATTGGTAAGGAAGCTTCTCTTGGAATTATTAACATAGATGCCCATTTCGACTTACGCTCATATGATGAACAACCGTCTTCCGGCACGATGTTCAAACAAATCCTGGAGCATGATAACATGAGCAGCTATTTCGTCGTCGGAATCCAGCGCTATGGAAATACGCAGGAATTGTTCGATACAGCCGACAGGCTCGGTGTCAAATATGAATACGAAGAGAATATGCATATCGGAAATATGGACAAACTAACATCCGATCTCGAACAATTCATCAACCAACATGATTATGTTTTTCTAACATTATGCACGGACGTACTGAACTCTGCTTTCGCACCCGGTGTCAGTGCTCCTTCACCATTCGGATTAGATCCTTCCATTGTTCGTTCAATCATTCGAACAGTTACAACACATAAAAAAACACTGTCGTTCGATATTTCGGAAGTGAACCCCGTTTTAGATGAAAACAACCGTACAGTAAAACTCGGTGCTTACTTAACAAATGAAGCAATTACAACTTTTTTAGGAGGGGAAATTCATGACGCTAGTTCTTAA
- the gltS gene encoding sodium/glutamate symporter encodes MTLVLNQVTTIFLSIALLTLGMVLVKKVGFLRKFCIPAPVVGGLLFAVFATIFKSLGWLEITLDTSLQSLFMLTFFTTIGLGASFKLIKLGGKVLVIYWLACGFLALAQNTIGVSMAYLFDLHPLIGMMAGAVSMEGGHGAATAFGQTLEDMGINSALSIGVAAATFGLVAGGLVGGPTVKYLISKHNLKSSEADTDLGIPIEKKEKPIQTDSFFTQILLITLCMALGTYLGELFSTATGFVLPGYVGAMFVAVLVRNIVDKINPKAIDMKSIGLISDVTLGIFLSMALMSIKLWEVADLALPLLVIVFVQVVFIVLFGVFVLFRLLGKDYDAAIMVAGFTGHGLGATPNAMANMAAVTERYGPSTKAYLVVPIVGAFLIDVFAMPIIITTINLFN; translated from the coding sequence ATGACGCTAGTTCTTAATCAAGTCACCACAATCTTCCTTTCCATTGCATTGCTAACTTTAGGGATGGTTTTAGTTAAGAAAGTTGGTTTCTTACGGAAATTCTGCATACCTGCTCCCGTTGTCGGCGGATTATTATTCGCTGTTTTTGCGACCATTTTCAAGTCTCTCGGATGGCTAGAAATTACACTTGATACATCATTGCAAAGTTTATTCATGCTTACATTCTTTACAACAATCGGTTTAGGAGCAAGCTTTAAACTCATTAAACTTGGCGGAAAGGTTCTTGTCATATACTGGCTGGCATGTGGATTTTTAGCGCTCGCGCAAAATACAATCGGTGTATCCATGGCTTATTTGTTCGACCTGCATCCACTTATTGGAATGATGGCTGGAGCAGTTTCAATGGAAGGCGGACACGGAGCCGCTACTGCATTTGGACAGACGCTCGAAGACATGGGTATCAATTCAGCCCTATCGATTGGAGTTGCAGCAGCTACATTTGGACTTGTTGCAGGAGGTCTCGTTGGTGGTCCCACCGTAAAATACCTTATTTCAAAACACAATCTCAAGTCATCTGAAGCGGATACTGATCTCGGTATTCCTATTGAAAAGAAAGAAAAGCCGATTCAAACAGATTCGTTCTTCACACAAATTCTACTCATCACACTCTGTATGGCCCTTGGTACGTATTTGGGTGAACTATTTTCAACCGCAACAGGGTTCGTTCTGCCGGGTTACGTAGGAGCCATGTTTGTTGCTGTTCTTGTTCGGAATATCGTTGACAAAATTAATCCTAAAGCGATCGATATGAAGAGTATCGGCTTAATCAGCGACGTTACACTGGGGATTTTCCTGTCAATGGCATTAATGAGCATTAAATTGTGGGAAGTTGCCGATTTGGCCCTTCCACTACTTGTTATCGTCTTCGTCCAAGTTGTCTTCATCGTCCTGTTTGGGGTTTTCGTCTTGTTCCGTCTACTCGGTAAAGACTACGATGCAGCCATTATGGTAGCTGGTTTTACAGGACATGGTCTCGGCGCTACCCCTAATGCTATGGCAAATATGGCGGCCGTCACTGAAAGATATGGCCCTTCGACTAAAGCGTACCTCGTTGTTCCGATTGTTGGTGCTTTCCTCATCGATGTATTTGCGATGCCAATTATTATAACGACGATAAACCTGTTCAATTGA
- a CDS encoding sodium-dependent transporter, protein MPQQEHWKSKIGFILAAAGSAIGLGAIWKFPYVAGTGGGGAFLLVFLLFTLLLGFPLLIGEFILGRKSQSDAITAYKKLAPNSGWHITGIIGVVTSFLVLSFYSVVGGWIILYLFKALTGGISGLSQDQFGPLFDQIIANPFATLAGQLIFMVLTIAVVAQGVQKGIEKASKIMMPALFILFIIIVARSLSLDGAMEGVKFLLVPDFTKLTSETILFALGQAFFTLTLGASVMVTYASYLPKTQNLPSSAMSIIAMNIVIVLLAGLAIFPGVFSFGMAPDAGPTLIFSVLPAVFNQMPFGVFFFIAFLVLFLFAALTSAFSMIEIIVATMTKNDPSKRKRFTWIIGMAIFVVGIPSCLSYGVMADVKFFDKTVFDLVDFAVSNVLMPLGALLISIFIPLKIAKTDLFNEMKQGSKVGKTFFNIWFYLLKYLTPIAIIIVFLDALGVFNLFADR, encoded by the coding sequence ATGCCTCAACAAGAACACTGGAAATCAAAAATAGGTTTTATACTAGCTGCTGCCGGTTCAGCAATCGGGTTAGGCGCTATTTGGAAGTTCCCTTACGTAGCCGGGACTGGCGGTGGCGGCGCTTTTCTACTGGTCTTTTTATTATTTACGCTGTTATTAGGATTCCCTCTCTTAATCGGTGAATTCATTCTCGGTCGTAAAAGTCAAAGTGACGCAATTACTGCCTACAAAAAGCTTGCGCCCAATTCAGGTTGGCATATAACAGGGATCATTGGCGTCGTAACCAGTTTCTTAGTGCTATCATTTTATAGTGTTGTCGGAGGATGGATTATCCTCTACTTATTCAAAGCATTAACCGGTGGTATTTCCGGACTTTCGCAAGACCAGTTCGGACCGTTATTCGACCAAATTATTGCAAATCCATTCGCTACGTTAGCCGGTCAACTGATCTTTATGGTGCTAACAATTGCTGTTGTAGCCCAAGGCGTTCAAAAAGGGATTGAGAAAGCAAGCAAGATTATGATGCCTGCTCTCTTCATATTATTTATCATTATCGTTGCCCGTTCTCTTAGCTTGGATGGGGCAATGGAAGGCGTAAAATTTCTGCTGGTACCGGATTTCACTAAATTAACGTCTGAAACGATTTTATTCGCTTTGGGACAAGCCTTTTTCACTCTCACATTAGGTGCTTCTGTCATGGTTACGTATGCTTCCTATCTTCCTAAAACGCAAAACCTGCCGAGCTCGGCGATGTCCATTATCGCTATGAATATCGTCATCGTTCTGTTAGCCGGCCTTGCGATTTTTCCGGGTGTGTTTTCATTTGGAATGGCACCGGATGCAGGACCGACATTGATTTTTTCAGTACTGCCAGCTGTATTCAACCAAATGCCCTTTGGGGTGTTTTTCTTCATTGCATTTTTGGTTTTATTCCTATTCGCGGCTTTAACTTCCGCTTTCTCTATGATTGAAATTATTGTTGCAACAATGACGAAAAATGATCCTTCAAAACGAAAACGATTCACTTGGATAATTGGAATGGCAATTTTCGTTGTTGGAATTCCATCTTGTTTATCATACGGAGTAATGGCTGATGTGAAGTTTTTCGATAAAACGGTATTCGATTTAGTCGATTTCGCAGTAAGCAATGTATTGATGCCTCTTGGCGCATTATTGATTTCGATATTCATCCCTTTGAAAATAGCTAAAACTGATCTGTTCAATGAGATGAAGCAAGGTTCGAAAGTCGGAAAGACCTTCTTCAACATTTGGTTCTACCTATTAAAATATCTGACCCCTATCGCAATCATTATTGTTTTCCTTGATGCACTGGGTGTGTTTAACTTGTTCGCAGATCGGTAA
- a CDS encoding VOC family protein: protein MKGTIIPYLTFYGEGKEAAEFYANLLGLEEVGMQKYADANFPHPPEAADYLLHCHLKKGEFQIMLADSADKPSEYNKNGVALLIDCESVEEANQLYDGLREEGEVLMALQDTFWGAKYGKVKDKFGFTWDLNCEKEG from the coding sequence ATGAAAGGTACAATCATTCCATATTTAACGTTTTACGGAGAAGGAAAAGAAGCGGCTGAATTCTATGCGAATTTGCTAGGACTTGAGGAAGTAGGAATGCAGAAATATGCGGATGCTAATTTCCCGCATCCACCGGAAGCAGCAGATTATCTCCTCCATTGCCATCTGAAAAAAGGTGAATTTCAAATCATGCTTGCCGATTCTGCGGACAAGCCATCTGAATACAACAAAAACGGCGTTGCCCTTCTTATCGACTGTGAAAGCGTGGAAGAAGCGAACCAGCTCTACGACGGCCTGCGGGAAGAAGGCGAAGTACTGATGGCCCTGCAAGATACGTTCTGGGGAGCTAAGTATGGGAAAGTGAAAGATAAATTTGGCTTTACGTGGGATTTGAACTGCGAGAAAGAAGGATAG
- a CDS encoding 2-hydroxyacid dehydrogenase translates to MKPRIFITRKLTEEAVAPLHEKFDVRMWDEESVAVPRAVLLKEVAEADALWSVLADSINREVFEAGTKLKIVANMAVGYNNIDLESAKEYDVIVTNTPGVLTETTADLAFALLLATARKLISAENEIRKGNWTSWAPMRFTGMDVGGATLGIIGMGRIGEAVARRAKGFDMQVLYHNRNRKPDAEAEYGLEFRELDTLLKEADFVIILAPFTPETAGMIGARELDLMKNTGVLINVARGGIVDEAALYDALKNGAIWAAGLDVFEKEPIPLDHPLLTLPNVTVLPHIGSASIKTRLAMMNLNAQAITDVLEGRKPKGIVQ, encoded by the coding sequence GTGAAGCCAAGAATTTTCATTACAAGAAAGCTGACAGAAGAGGCGGTTGCGCCGCTTCATGAAAAATTTGATGTACGGATGTGGGACGAAGAAAGTGTAGCAGTTCCGCGCGCTGTTTTATTGAAAGAAGTGGCAGAAGCGGATGCACTATGGTCGGTTTTGGCGGATAGCATCAATCGCGAGGTTTTTGAAGCGGGTACGAAGCTTAAAATCGTTGCAAATATGGCCGTTGGTTATAATAATATTGACTTGGAATCGGCAAAGGAATATGACGTCATCGTAACAAATACACCGGGTGTGTTGACTGAAACAACTGCAGATCTTGCTTTTGCGCTTCTACTAGCGACGGCACGTAAATTGATCTCTGCAGAAAATGAAATTAGAAAAGGTAATTGGACTTCATGGGCTCCGATGAGATTTACAGGCATGGATGTTGGAGGAGCGACACTTGGCATCATTGGCATGGGACGAATCGGTGAAGCGGTTGCGCGCCGGGCAAAAGGCTTTGATATGCAAGTTCTTTATCATAATCGCAACCGCAAGCCAGACGCAGAAGCTGAGTACGGACTTGAATTCAGGGAGTTGGATACACTGCTGAAAGAGGCGGATTTCGTTATCATTCTAGCTCCCTTTACACCGGAAACCGCCGGGATGATTGGTGCACGGGAACTTGACCTTATGAAAAATACGGGCGTTCTTATTAATGTCGCTCGTGGTGGAATTGTTGATGAGGCTGCTCTTTATGATGCATTGAAAAACGGTGCGATTTGGGCGGCGGGGCTCGACGTGTTTGAAAAAGAACCAATCCCACTCGATCATCCGCTTCTTACATTGCCGAACGTAACAGTCCTTCCGCATATCGGAAGTGCCAGCATTAAGACACGCCTTGCGATGATGAACTTGAACGCACAGGCAATTACGGATGTACTTGAAGGCCGCAAGCCAAAAGGTATCGTTCAGTAA